A window of Rhabdothermincola salaria contains these coding sequences:
- a CDS encoding amidohydrolase family protein, which translates to MLGPDDRYIVISADTHAGGSHAQYREYLDPKYRDDFDAWREKYKNPFKDLKDTDMRIRNWDGDMRDEQMNADGVVGEVIFPNTVPPFFPNFVLFAQPPTPDEYEHRHAGIQAHNRWMADFVSQKPESRAGIGQVFLNDIDDTIADIEWCHENGLRGGILVGSVPPTTDWIKPLYHPDYDPVWAKCQELGVVVNAHSGTGGPVYQKAPAMPLVHFLEIPFYSQRPLAYMILGGVFERFPDLKFVLTEAGCAWIPAFLQQMDDLMDGIRSNKSGEMRIGGELVPPRSATEYFMQSCYVGTSQPAPADVAAALGPVGLERVMWGSDYPHDEGTYPFTREHLRQVMADLDPEKKQQYLAGNAAELYGFDLDALRPLADQFGPTVAELSQPLDALPENANQALERSARQLARAS; encoded by the coding sequence GTGCTTGGACCCGACGACCGCTACATCGTGATCTCTGCTGACACCCATGCCGGTGGCAGCCACGCCCAGTACCGCGAGTACCTCGACCCGAAGTACCGCGACGACTTCGACGCCTGGCGCGAGAAGTACAAGAACCCGTTCAAGGACCTCAAGGACACCGACATGAGGATCCGGAACTGGGACGGCGACATGCGCGACGAGCAGATGAACGCCGACGGCGTGGTGGGCGAGGTCATCTTCCCCAACACCGTGCCGCCGTTCTTCCCCAACTTCGTGCTCTTCGCCCAGCCCCCGACGCCGGACGAGTACGAGCACCGCCACGCCGGCATCCAGGCCCACAACCGGTGGATGGCCGACTTCGTCTCCCAGAAGCCCGAGTCCCGCGCCGGCATCGGGCAGGTCTTCCTGAACGACATCGACGACACCATCGCCGACATCGAGTGGTGCCACGAGAACGGTCTGCGCGGCGGCATCCTCGTGGGCTCGGTGCCCCCCACGACCGACTGGATCAAGCCGCTCTACCACCCCGACTACGACCCGGTGTGGGCCAAGTGCCAGGAGCTCGGCGTGGTCGTCAACGCCCACAGCGGCACGGGAGGCCCCGTGTACCAGAAGGCCCCGGCGATGCCTCTGGTCCACTTCCTCGAGATCCCCTTCTACTCGCAGCGGCCGCTGGCCTACATGATCCTCGGCGGCGTCTTCGAGCGCTTCCCCGACCTCAAGTTCGTCCTCACCGAGGCCGGCTGCGCCTGGATCCCCGCCTTCCTCCAGCAGATGGACGACCTCATGGACGGCATCCGCTCGAACAAGTCGGGTGAGATGCGCATCGGTGGCGAGCTGGTGCCGCCCCGCTCGGCCACCGAGTACTTCATGCAGAGCTGCTACGTGGGCACCAGCCAGCCCGCGCCGGCCGACGTCGCCGCCGCTCTCGGCCCGGTCGGTCTCGAGCGGGTCATGTGGGGCAGCGACTACCCCCACGACGAAGGGACCTACCCCTTCACCCGCGAGCATCTCCGCCAGGTGATGGCCGACCTCGATCCCGAGAAGAAGCAGCAGTACCTGGCCGGCAACGCCGCCGAGCTGTACGGCTTCGACCTCGACGCACTGCGCCCCCTCGCCGACCAGTTCGGCCCGACGGTCGCCGAGCTCTCCCAGCCCCTGGACGCGCTGCCCGAGAACGCCAACCAGGCCCTCGAGCGCTCCGCCCGCCAGTTGGCTCGCGCCAGCTGA
- a CDS encoding GerMN domain-containing protein encodes MTRLARLLVLLGLGLVVAGTVLAGCGISPDDSPRAQPDEDVPFGLLERGDGATTTVAAPTAVPISICLVRTDGQLVSIPRDFAPNPSLSEVLGALGDPPTDAERTLGLSTAISDDAVVNEVRTSAGVANVDLGAGVVEGSARNQLAAVAQIVCTLTQQPGIGQVRFLVDGVNVEVARGDGSTTADAVSRRDYATVMPS; translated from the coding sequence ATGACGCGCCTCGCCCGCCTCCTCGTCCTCCTCGGGCTCGGTCTCGTGGTGGCCGGCACCGTGCTGGCCGGCTGCGGCATCAGCCCCGACGACTCCCCGCGCGCCCAACCCGACGAGGACGTGCCCTTCGGCCTGCTGGAGCGGGGCGACGGCGCGACCACGACGGTGGCGGCCCCGACGGCCGTGCCCATCAGCATCTGTCTGGTGCGCACCGACGGGCAGCTGGTGTCGATCCCCCGTGACTTCGCCCCGAACCCTTCGCTGTCCGAGGTCCTCGGTGCCCTCGGCGACCCACCGACCGACGCCGAGCGCACCCTCGGCCTCTCCACCGCCATCAGCGACGACGCGGTCGTCAACGAGGTCCGGACCAGCGCAGGGGTGGCCAACGTGGACCTCGGCGCGGGGGTCGTCGAGGGCTCGGCCCGCAACCAGCTGGCCGCGGTGGCCCAGATCGTGTGCACGCTGACCCAGCAGCCCGGGATCGGCCAGGTGCGCTTCCTCGTCGACGGGGTGAACGTGGAGGTCGCCCGCGGCGACGGCTCCACCACCGCCGACGCCGTCTCGCGCCGCGACTACGCCACCGTGATGCCCTCCTGA